A stretch of DNA from Cellulomonas xiejunii:
ACCGATGCACAGACTCTCATCCTCAGGCGGGGATCCCCAGCACCCACGATGCGAGGGTCGTGACCGTGATCGTCACCAGCAGCACGGACGCCACGCTCAGGGGCGCCCCCGCCCGGATCATGTCGGGTACCCGCACGTACCCCGACGAGTACGCGATGGCGTTGGGCGGCGTGGCCGCCGGCATCATGAACGTGCAACCCGCCGCCAGGGCGACCGGCACCGCGAGCAGCAGCGGGCCGTAGCCGAGGGCCGCTCCGACCGTGCTCATGATGGGCAGCAGGGTCGCGGCGGTCGCGGTGTTCGACATGAACTCCGTCATCGCGACCGTCAGCAGGCAGACCACCGCGATGACCAGGACGGTCGGCAGACCGTCCAGGCCCTTCGCCCGCTCACCGATCCACTGCGACAGGCCCGAGGACGTGATCTGCGACGCGAGTGCCAGCCCTCCGCCGAACAGCAGCAGGATGCCCCACGGCAGCTCGCGCGTGTCCGACCAGTCGAGCAGCCGGCCGCCGCAGTCCGCGCCCGACGGCAGCAGGAACAGCAGGACGGCGACGAGGATCGCGACCACCTCGTCCGTCACCGGGGTGCCGCGCCAGATCAGCGGCAGGGCGATCCACGAGAGCGCCGCGAGCGCGAAGACCACGACGACGCGCCGCTGCGGGTGGCCCATCGGTCCGAGCCTGGCGAGCTCCGTCCTGACCACGGAGTCGTCGTCGCACAGGGGCTCCGGGTCGATGCGGAAGACCAGGCGGGTCAGGACCAGCCACGCGATCAGCAGGAACACCACCGACAGCGGCAGCCCCACGGCCATCCACTGGCCGAAGGAGATCTCGATGCCGTACGTCTCGGACATGTACCCGACGAGCAGCGCGTTGGGCGGGCTGGCGATGATGGTGCCGAACGACCCGATCGTGGCGGCGTACGCGATGCCGAGCATCAGCGCGGCGGAGAGCCGAGCGTCGACGCCGCCGCGCTCACGTCCGAGCAGCGCGAGCACCGACACGCCGATGGGCAGCATCATCACGGCGGTCGCGGTGTTGGAGACCCACATGCTCAGCAGCGCGGTCGCCACCATCATCCCCAGGACCAGACGACGCGGCGCGGTCCCGACCAGGCGCACCACCCCCAGCGCGATGCGCAGGTGGACGTCCCAGCGTTGCAGCGCGATGGCGAGGACGAACCCGCCGAGGAACAGGAAGATCACCTTGTTGGCGTAGGGCGCCGCGACGTCCGCCACGGGCGCGACGCCGGCGACCGGCATCACGACCAGCGGCAGCAGCGCGGTCACGGCCAGCGGCAGCGCCTCGGTCATCCACCACACGCCCATGAGGACGAGCGTCGCTGCGGTCACCGCCCCGGCGTACGCGGGCGCACCGGCGGCCTCGGGCGGCATGTCGGGGACCACCCAGGCGACGAGCGCCGCGAGCAGCGGACCGACGACCAGGCCGACGGTCGGGCGGCTCGGGCGGCGCAGCCGCTCCGCACGCGGGGGCCCGCTCCCACGGTTCCGTCCCTGTGAGGGGTGCGTGGGTGCCGGGGCTGCGGTGGAGCTGATGGGTCGACCCTCTCGTCACGTGGCGGGTACGTCGTCCCACTCGACGCTACGTCGTGGCCGGCGGGCCCCCGTGGGACCTTCGGGTCACCAGTGACGCGCCTCACCGACCGTCGATCCGAGCGACCGTCGACCACCAGCCACGCGTGCCGCGTCAGTCGACGGGGGCCACCGCCGCGGCGAACTGGCTCTCGTAGAGCCGCGCGTAGGCGCCACCGGCAGCGAGGAGCTCGCCGTGGCTGCCCTTCTCGACGATCTGCCCGTGCTCCATCACGAGGATGACGTCCGCGTCGCGGATCGTCGACAGGCGGTGCGCGATGACGAACGACGTGCGTCCCACGCGCAGGGCGTTCATCGCGTGCTGCACGAGCACCTCGGTGCGCGTGTCCACGGACGACGTCGCCTCGTCGAGGATGAGGATCGCCGGGTCGGCGAGGAACGCGCGCGCGATCGTCAGCAGCTGCTTCTCGCCCGCCGACACCGCACCGCCCTCGTCGTCGAGGACGGTCTCGTACCCCTCGGGCAGCGTCCGTACGAAGCGGTCGACGTGCGTGGCGACGGCGGCCTCGACGATCTGGACGTGCGTCGCGTCGTCGACGCCGTAGGCGATGTTCTCCGCGATGGTCCCCTGGTACAGCCAGGTGTCCTGCAGGACCATGCCCACCTGGGAGCGCAGCGCGTCGCGCGTGAGGTCCCGGGTGTCGACGCCGTCGAGCGTGATCCGGCCGCCGTCGACCTCGTAGAACCGCATCACGAGGTTGACGAGCGTGGTCTTGCCCGCACCGGTCGGCCCGACGATCGCGACGGTCTGGCCGGGCTCGGCGACGACCGACAGGTGCTCGATCAGCGGGGTGTCGTGCTCGTAGCGGAACGACACGTCCTCGAACGCGACCCGTCCCCGCACGCGCGGCGGCAGCGTGACCGGCTGCGCGGGGTCCGGGGACTGCTCGTCCGCGTCGAGGAGCTCGAAGACACGCTCCGCCGACGCGACGCCCGACTGCAGCAGGTTCGCCATGGAGGCGATCTGCGTGATCGGCTGCGTGAACTGCCGTGAGTACTGGATGAACGCCTGGACGTCACCGAGCGTCATCGTGCCCGACGCGACCCGCAGGCCGCCGACCACCGCGACCACGAGGTAGTTGAGGTTCGCGACGAACCCGAGGGCCGGCTGGATGATCCCGGAGATGAACTGCGCCCGGAACGACGACTCGTAGAGCCGCTCGTTGCGCTCGGCGAACGTCGCGGCGGCCTCCTCCTGACGCCCGAAGACGGTCACGAGCGCGTGGCCGGTGAACATCTCCTCGATGTGCGCGTTGAGCTTGCCGGTCCAGGCCCACTGCTCGACGAACTGCGGCTGCGAGCGCTTGGCGATGGCCGCGGCGATCACGACGGACAACGGGACGGTGACCAGGGCGACGACCGCCAGCAGCGGGGAGATCCAGAACATCATCGCCAGGACCCCCACGACCGTGAGCACCGACGTCACGAGCTGCGACAGGGTCTGCTGCACCGTCTGGGCGACGTTGTCGATGTCGTTGGTCACGCGGGAGAGCAGCTCGCCACGCGGCTGCTGGTCGAAGTACGACAGGGGGACGCGCGCGAGCTTCTCCTCGACCTGCGAACGCATCCGGCGGACGGTGTTCTGCACCGCGCGTGCGGTCAGGCGGCCCTGGAGCCAGGAGAAGAGGAACGCCGCGACGTACACGGCCAGGACGACCAGCAGGATCGAGCCGAGCCGCTGGAAGTCGACGCCGGACCCGACGGTCAGCTGCGCCATGCCGCTGACGAGGTCGGCGAGCTGCTCCTGCCCGGCGGCCCGCAGCGCCTCGACGGCCTGCGACTGCGACGCCCCGGCCGGCACGACCTGCCCGAGCTGGCGCGAGACGACGCCCTCGAACAGCACGTCGGTCGCGTTGCCGAGGAGCTTGGGACCGGCGACCGCCGCGGCGACGGACAGCGCCCCCAGGACCAGGACCGCGAGGAGCCGTGCGCGCTCCGGGCGCAGCACGGTGAGCAGGCGACGCAGCGAACCGCGGAAGTCCATCGACTTCTGCCCGGGCATCCCGAGCCCCGGGCCCATGTGACCGCCGCGCGGACCGCCCGGGGGCGGACCCGGGGGTGCCGTGCCGCCGGCGCGCGGTTCCTTCGCCGTGCCGCTCATGCCGCCTCCTGCGCGCTCAGCTGGGAGTACACGATCTCCTGGTACGTCTCGTTCGAGGCGAGGAGCTCGTCGTGCGTGCCGTCCCCGACGACACGGCCCTCGTCGAGGACGAGGATCCGGTCGGCGAACCGGATGGTCGCGACGCGTTGCGCGACGACGAGGACGGTGGCGTCCCGCGTCTCGGGCGCCAGGGCGGCCCGCAGTGCCGCGTCCGTCGCGTAGTCGAGCGCGGAGAAGGAGTCGTCGAAGAGGTAGATGCTCGGGCGTCGGACGAGCGCGCGCGCGATCGCGAGCCGCTGGCGCTGGCCGCCGGACAGGTTGGTCCCGCCCTGTGCCACCGGTGCGTCCAGCCCTTCGGGGAGCTCCTCGACGAAGTCGCGCGCCTGGGCCACCTCGAGCGCGTGCCACAGCTCGGCGTCGTCCGCGTCGGGCCTGCCGAACTGCAGGTTGCTGCGCACCGTCCCGGTGAACAGGTACGGCCGCTGCGGCACAAACCCGATCCGGGCACCGAGCTCGGCCGGGTCGGCGTCCCGCACGTCCACGCCGTCGACGAGGACGCGCCCGCCGGTGACGTCGTAGAGCCGCGGCACGAGGTGCAGCAGCGTCGTCTTCCCGGAGCCCGTCGAGCCGATGATCGCGGTCGTCCGGCCGGGCTCGGCGACGAACGACACGTCCCGCAGCACCGCGTCCTCCGCCCCCGGGTAGCGGAACTCGACGTCACGCAGCTCGAGCAGCCCCGGACGCGCGTCCGCGCCCGTCGGGAACGCGACGGGCCGGTCGGGTGCCCGGACCGTGGTGGAGGTGTCCAGCACCTCGCCGATGCGGTCGGCCGACACCATGGCCCGCGGCACCATGACGACCATCATCGAGCTCATCATCACGGCCATGAGGACGAACATGATGTAGCTGAGGAAGGCGATCAGCGACCCGATCTGCATCTCACCGGAGTCCACCCGCTGCGCGCCGAACCACACGACCGAGATGCTCGAGAGGTTCATCACCAGCATCACGACGGGGAACATCAGGGCGAACAGCAGGCCCGCTCGCAGCGAGGCGATGTACAGGTCGGTGTTGGCGACCTCGAACCGCGCCTGCTCCTGGCGCTCGCGCACGAACGCCCGGATGACGCGAACGCCGGACAGCTGCTCGCGCATGACCCGGTTGACCGCGTCGATGCGCTTCTGCATCTGCCGGAACCACGGCACCATGCGGGACACGATCAGCCCGATGACCACTGCCAGCACCGGCACCACCACGAGCAGCAGGCCCGAGAGCCCGACGTCCTCGCGCAACGACATCACCACGCCGCCGATGAGCATGAGCGGGGCCATGACGAGGAACACGAACGTCATGAACACGACCATCTGCACCTGCTGGACGTCGTTCGTCGTGCGGGTGATCAGCGTCGGCGCGCCGAACCGGCCCATCTCCTGCTGGGAGTAGGACTGGACCTGCGCGAACACGCGGGCACGGACGTCGCGACCGAACGACATCGCGGCACGAGCGCCGTACCAGACCGCCGCGATCGACGCGGCGACCTGCACCAGGCTGACCCCCAGCATGACCACGCCCAGCCGCCAGATGGTCGCCGTGTCACCCTGCGCGACCCCGTCGTCGATGATGTCGGCGTTGAGGCTCGGCAGCCACAGCGTCGCGATCACCTGCACGAGCTGCAGCGCGAGCACGGCGACGACGGCACCCCGGTAGGGGCGCAGATGCTCCCGGAGCAGACGTACCAGCATGGTCAGGGCCCTTCCGTGGCGGCGGGATCCGCCGGTGGACGACGCGCCCGGCCCCCGAGGAGCCGGACTGCGGCAGGTACACGATGCCGCGCCTGAGGCCGGTGGGCACCACCATTCCGCGCAGGGCGGACAGGCCGACGCCGGCACCCCGTGGGGGCGCCGGCGTCGGGCGAGCGGACGAGCGTCAGGGCGTCGGCTGTGCCGGCGGACGGGGGTCGTCGCGCGGCGGGACGTCCTGCTGCGGGTCGGGCCGCGGCGTCGCGGTCGGCGACCCGTACGTCGGCTGCTGCGGCGCCGCCGGACCCGCACCGGGTCGCTGACCCCGTTCGGCCGACGGGTCGAAGGGCACCCCCGAGAGCGTGCCCGCGCTCGTCGCGTCCGCCGTGGCCGCCGCCGACTCGCGTCGCGCCTCGGCCAGTGCCTCGCTCGGGTCCGTCAGCGACACGGGCGGCAGGTCGCCGTCGGCGATGGGCGAGCTCCCCGCGGGACGCGTCGGGTAGTCGCCGTCGTCGCCGGAGCCACCCTGGAAGCCCTTCGAGAGCCACCCCAGGGCGCCGCTGAGCTCGGCGGGCAGGAACCACATCTTGTTCGACGGGCTCGCGGCGATCTTCGGCAGGGTCTGCAGGTACTGGTACGCGAGCAGCTTGGGGTCGGCGTCGCCGCGGTGCACCGCGTCGAAGACCTGCAGGATCGCGCGGGCCTCACCCTCGGCCCGCAGGATGGCGGACTGCGCCTCACCCTCGGCCCGCAGGATCGCCGACTGCTTCTCGCCCTCGGCGGTGAGGATCGCGGACTGCTTGACGCCCTCGGCCGTGAGGATCGCGGCGCGCCGGTCACGCTCGGCACGCATCTGCTGCTCCATCGAGCCCTGCACCGAGGCGGGCGGGTCGATCGCCTTGAGCTCGACGCGGTTCACGCGGATGCCCCACTTGCCGGTCGCCTCGTCGAGCACACCGCGCAGCTGGCCGTTGATCTGGTCGCGGCTCGTCAGGGTCTGCTCGAGGTCCATGGACCCGATGACGTTACGCAGCGTCGTGACCGTCAGCTGCTCGATACCGGTGATGTAGTTCGCGATCTCGTAGACCGCGTCCTTCGGCGACGTCACCTGGAAGTAGATGACGGTGTCGATGCTCACCACGAGGTTGTCGGACGTGATGACCGGCTGCGGCGGGAACGACACGACCTGCTCCCGCAGGTCGACGCTCGCTCGCACGCGGTCCACGAACGGGATCAGCAGGTGCAGACCGGCGTCGAGCGTCTTGTTGTACCGTCCCAGCCGCTCCACGATGATCGCCACCGCCTGCGGCACGATCCGCACCGCGCGCGCCAGCGCGACGACGACGAAGATCAGGACCAGGACGAGGACGGCGATCAAGGCGATCTGGCCGGCTTCGGGGCCGTCGTTCATGGGACCTCCGCAGGTTCTGCCGCCCGTACCGGGACGGCCACGGTGACCCGGGAGCCCGGGTCGGTGTCTCGGTCGGCTCGCCGTCAGGCGGGCGCGACGCCGGGGGCCGCGGTGTCACCCGGGGCGGTGGCCACCGCGGGGCTGACCACGGCGGTCGCGCCGTCGATCTTCGTCACGGTCACCGCCGTACCCGGCGGCAACGAGCCGCCGTCCGCGGTGCGCGCGGTCCACACCTCACCGACGAGCTTCACCCGCCCGGTCGTGCCGTCGACGGTGGAGACGACCGTCGCGGGTCGCCCGACGAGCGCCGCGGCGTTCGTCTCCGGCAGGTCGACGCGGCCCTTGAGGTGGCGCAGCAGCCAGGGGCGCAACGCCACGAGCAGGACGATCGAGGTGACCGCTGCGACGAGGATCTGCACCGCGACGGGCGCGCCGAGCGCGTAGGCCAACCCTCCCGCGAGGGCCCCGCCCGCGAACATGACGAGCACGAGATCCAGTGAGAGCATCTCCAGGATGCCGAGCGTCAGGGCTCCCCCGACCCACCAGAGCCATCCCATGGCCGCCACCTCCGCAGTCGTCGTCGTCCGTGGACCGATCCTATGTGATCGCTTTGCGAACCTGTGGCCGACGCATCACGGTACGGCCACGATCAGGCCGGGGACCGCCCGGTGGCGTGCGCTGCCCACCGGCCGTCGACGTGGTCCAGGCCCAGGGGCAGGTCGAACGCGCCGGACAGGTTCTCGGCGGTCAGGGTCTCGACGATCGGACCCGCGGCGAACACCCGTCCCGCGCGCAGCAGGAGCAGGTGCGTGAAGCCCGGGGGGATCTCCTCGACGTGGTGCGTCACCAGCACGAGCGCCGGAGAACGTCGGTCGTGCGCGAGCTCGGCCAGCGCCCCGACGAGCTCCTCGCGCCCCCCGAGGTCGAGGCCCGCCGCCGGCTCGTCGAGGAGCAGCAGCTCGGGGTCGCTCATGAGCGAGCGGGCGATCTGCACCCGCTTGCGCTCCCCCTCGGACAGGGTGCCGAACCAGCGCTCCGCGAGGTGGTCGACGCCGAACGCCCGGAGCAGGTCCGTCGCCCGCACCTCGTCGACGGTCTCGTACGCCTCGCGCCAGCGTCCCGTCACGCCGTAGGCGGCGGTCAGCACGACGTCCCGCACGGTCTCGCCCGACGGGATCCGGT
This window harbors:
- a CDS encoding SPFH domain-containing protein, with protein sequence MNDGPEAGQIALIAVLVLVLIFVVVALARAVRIVPQAVAIIVERLGRYNKTLDAGLHLLIPFVDRVRASVDLREQVVSFPPQPVITSDNLVVSIDTVIYFQVTSPKDAVYEIANYITGIEQLTVTTLRNVIGSMDLEQTLTSRDQINGQLRGVLDEATGKWGIRVNRVELKAIDPPASVQGSMEQQMRAERDRRAAILTAEGVKQSAILTAEGEKQSAILRAEGEAQSAILRAEGEARAILQVFDAVHRGDADPKLLAYQYLQTLPKIAASPSNKMWFLPAELSGALGWLSKGFQGGSGDDGDYPTRPAGSSPIADGDLPPVSLTDPSEALAEARRESAAATADATSAGTLSGVPFDPSAERGQRPGAGPAAPQQPTYGSPTATPRPDPQQDVPPRDDPRPPAQPTP
- a CDS encoding ABC transporter ATP-binding protein; this encodes MTDVLDLQDVTIRRGATTILDSLTWRVQDSERWVVLGRNGAGKTTMLQVASGRMHPTSGTATLLGARMGATDVFELRSRIGFASAALADRIPSGETVRDVVLTAAYGVTGRWREAYETVDEVRATDLLRAFGVDHLAERWFGTLSEGERKRVQIARSLMSDPELLLLDEPAAGLDLGGREELVGALAELAHDRRSPALVLVTHHVEEIPPGFTHLLLLRAGRVFAAGPIVETLTAENLSGAFDLPLGLDHVDGRWAAHATGRSPA
- a CDS encoding SLC13 family permease; translation: MPPEAAGAPAYAGAVTAATLVLMGVWWMTEALPLAVTALLPLVVMPVAGVAPVADVAAPYANKVIFLFLGGFVLAIALQRWDVHLRIALGVVRLVGTAPRRLVLGMMVATALLSMWVSNTATAVMMLPIGVSVLALLGRERGGVDARLSAALMLGIAYAATIGSFGTIIASPPNALLVGYMSETYGIEISFGQWMAVGLPLSVVFLLIAWLVLTRLVFRIDPEPLCDDDSVVRTELARLGPMGHPQRRVVVVFALAALSWIALPLIWRGTPVTDEVVAILVAVLLFLLPSGADCGGRLLDWSDTRELPWGILLLFGGGLALASQITSSGLSQWIGERAKGLDGLPTVLVIAVVCLLTVAMTEFMSNTATAATLLPIMSTVGAALGYGPLLLAVPVALAAGCTFMMPAATPPNAIAYSSGYVRVPDMIRAGAPLSVASVLLVTITVTTLASWVLGIPA
- a CDS encoding ABC transporter ATP-binding protein; the encoded protein is MLVRLLREHLRPYRGAVVAVLALQLVQVIATLWLPSLNADIIDDGVAQGDTATIWRLGVVMLGVSLVQVAASIAAVWYGARAAMSFGRDVRARVFAQVQSYSQQEMGRFGAPTLITRTTNDVQQVQMVVFMTFVFLVMAPLMLIGGVVMSLREDVGLSGLLLVVVPVLAVVIGLIVSRMVPWFRQMQKRIDAVNRVMREQLSGVRVIRAFVRERQEQARFEVANTDLYIASLRAGLLFALMFPVVMLVMNLSSISVVWFGAQRVDSGEMQIGSLIAFLSYIMFVLMAVMMSSMMVVMVPRAMVSADRIGEVLDTSTTVRAPDRPVAFPTGADARPGLLELRDVEFRYPGAEDAVLRDVSFVAEPGRTTAIIGSTGSGKTTLLHLVPRLYDVTGGRVLVDGVDVRDADPAELGARIGFVPQRPYLFTGTVRSNLQFGRPDADDAELWHALEVAQARDFVEELPEGLDAPVAQGGTNLSGGQRQRLAIARALVRRPSIYLFDDSFSALDYATDAALRAALAPETRDATVLVVAQRVATIRFADRILVLDEGRVVGDGTHDELLASNETYQEIVYSQLSAQEAA
- a CDS encoding ABC transporter ATP-binding protein, producing the protein MSGTAKEPRAGGTAPPGPPPGGPRGGHMGPGLGMPGQKSMDFRGSLRRLLTVLRPERARLLAVLVLGALSVAAAVAGPKLLGNATDVLFEGVVSRQLGQVVPAGASQSQAVEALRAAGQEQLADLVSGMAQLTVGSGVDFQRLGSILLVVLAVYVAAFLFSWLQGRLTARAVQNTVRRMRSQVEEKLARVPLSYFDQQPRGELLSRVTNDIDNVAQTVQQTLSQLVTSVLTVVGVLAMMFWISPLLAVVALVTVPLSVVIAAAIAKRSQPQFVEQWAWTGKLNAHIEEMFTGHALVTVFGRQEEAAATFAERNERLYESSFRAQFISGIIQPALGFVANLNYLVVAVVGGLRVASGTMTLGDVQAFIQYSRQFTQPITQIASMANLLQSGVASAERVFELLDADEQSPDPAQPVTLPPRVRGRVAFEDVSFRYEHDTPLIEHLSVVAEPGQTVAIVGPTGAGKTTLVNLVMRFYEVDGGRITLDGVDTRDLTRDALRSQVGMVLQDTWLYQGTIAENIAYGVDDATHVQIVEAAVATHVDRFVRTLPEGYETVLDDEGGAVSAGEKQLLTIARAFLADPAILILDEATSSVDTRTEVLVQHAMNALRVGRTSFVIAHRLSTIRDADVILVMEHGQIVEKGSHGELLAAGGAYARLYESQFAAAVAPVD
- a CDS encoding NfeD family protein, with product MGWLWWVGGALTLGILEMLSLDLVLVMFAGGALAGGLAYALGAPVAVQILVAAVTSIVLLVALRPWLLRHLKGRVDLPETNAAALVGRPATVVSTVDGTTGRVKLVGEVWTARTADGGSLPPGTAVTVTKIDGATAVVSPAVATAPGDTAAPGVAPA